A single Balaenoptera ricei isolate mBalRic1 chromosome 13, mBalRic1.hap2, whole genome shotgun sequence DNA region contains:
- the CD24 gene encoding signal transducer CD24: MSRTMVARLRLGMLRLVLLLPTQIYSNQTTVVTPSSNSSQNISAAPNPANATIMSSDDALQSTASLFMISVSLLHLCC, translated from the coding sequence ATGAGCAGAACAATGGTTGCCAGGCTCCGACTGGGGATGCTGCGTCTGGTGCTGCTCTTACCTACGCAGATTTATTCAAATCAAACAACTGTTGTAACACCTTCAAGTAACTCCTCCCAGAATATCTCAGCTGCCCCCAATCCAGCCAATGCCACCATCATGTCAAGTGATGATGCTCTGCAGTCAACAGCCAGTCTCTTCATGATCTCAGTCTCCCTTCTACATCTCTGCTGTTAA